The window CCGGGAGCCGATCGACTCCCCGACGGCCCGCGGATCCCGACCGCCCTTAGTTTTCAGCGCCGCCTCGAGGCGGTCCCAGATCCGCGGTGGCAAGAACAGCAACAGGGCCGCCACCATGACGAAGGGGAACGCGCCGAGTCGCATCGTCGCGGCAAGCCCCAGTTCACAGCCGACGAACGCGAACGCGAGTGCGGCCCGGAGTCGGTCGGTAAAGACGAGCAACCATCTGTTCTAGTTTAGCGACGGGGTGAAGCAGGATCTCAGCAGAGACTATACCAAATTGGAGTGGACTGGCTCAGGAGAGTGGGTCGCTGGAACAGGCAGTCACGGATTCGTCGTGTGATACCTTTGAGGCGGCGCACTCACGGCTGTGAGTGCGTCGCCGTTCCAGAGCTGCCGCTATTGAGACAGGGGGGCGGAACGTTCGGGGCGGGCTGGTGGACGACCCTCGCTTTCGCTCGAACGAGAGGGTAATGCGAACATCGATTTCCTGTCGCTGCAGGTCGTCAAGGACGTCCTGCAGCGACTCTCCTTCGAGCGGGATACTGTTGCCCCGCCACGTCCGGAGCTCTTCGACGATCTCGAAGTTTGCGTCGTCCTTCACACGGGAGACGAACCAGCCGTTATTCTGGTCAATGCGGTCGAACAACCAGAAGTCGTAGAAGCCGAGATCAAGCAGGATAAGTGCGCCAGCTACCCACTCGCCGGTGGGTAGCTGGCTCCGTTCTTGGGTTTTAGCGTCAGTTGTCTGGTACCGTGCCGGAAGGCCAGTTGAGAGTGATTCTGTTAGGTGAAGTTTCAGACCAGCCTGATCGTCACCGGTTGCAGCGTACACATCTGCAGCATCTTGATAGAGAGACACAATGCTCCCATCGACGATGAGGACGTCTCGAAACCGTTCGAGACGTCCGCTAAGGTCGGCACTTCTGGTATCGAGATTCTCGATGGCGTCATCGAGAATCTCTCGAAGGAGTGCAACGAACGGTGGAGAGAACCACCCGTGGAAGGTTGCATAGGAGAGTTCGTCACAGTCAGCCATCTCGACGAATCGTTCGAGAAAGGCCTGAATAGATCGGTCTGATCCAGCAGCGAAGCCGAGTGAAAGCGTGTAGAACAGCGCAACAGCGTCGAATTTCCGTTCACGCTCTACGAGATTCGTTGCGCGAGCGCGCTCGCGCAACTCATCGGAGGGAAACGCTCTTTGAATCCGATCAACAATCACTGAATCCGGTGGGGAGTAGGTCACACTATCCACCGGATTTCTCTGACTGGTAGTCACAACGATATCTAGTCAGACGGCGCTACACTCTGCTAAACTAGAACGAATGGCTAAACTAGAACGAATGGACGAGCAACAGGACCGAGCCACAGAGCAGGGCGACCCAGGACCAGTTCGCGACGACCAGCGTCGTCCCCAGTTTCGCCACCCAGGGGCCGAGCCAGACGACGTACTGCTCGAGGTGGAAGATACGTGGCGTCGCCGTCCCGTCCATCCAGGCCTCGCTCTGGAACTTGACCGCGCCGTTGATCGCGTAGATGACGACGAAGTGAACGAGGATCGTCGCGGTGGCGACCGAGAGCACGCGGTCGTCGTCGGTCCCGGGTCCGTCCTCCGTCGCGTCTTCGGCGCGTCGCACCGCGTCGACCGACCATCGTACGCCGAGCGGGAGGAACGGTCCCAGCACGAGCAGCGACAACAGGATCGTATCGCCACCGTTCAACACCAGCGGGTTCCGGGCGTGCAGCGACGCAAGCAGGATCGCGGAACCGGCCGTCGCGCTCCGGGTCCGGTAGCCGACGGTCAGCGAGAGCGCGGCGACGGCGGCGACCCCGAGCAGGAGGTACTGGAACCACGCGTCGCCGGACAGTGCGTGCAACGACGCGGATTCGAACGGCGGGTACAGCGTCGCCAGCGTCGACCGCGGGAACACCCCGGCGTCGGTGTAGAAGGCCCGTACGCCCGGGAGACGCACCAAAAGCAGATCACCGAGTACAACCAGGCCGACGGCGATCCGGAACGCCGCGAGTGCCCGGGGATCGATCCCGAATCGCGGCGCGAGGAGGGCTCTCGCGGCACGGCGGAGTGACCCGCTGGTGGCCGTTCCATCGGCTCGGTCGCGGTCGTCCCGATCGTCGGTCGCTGCTGTGGAGGGCATTCCGTCGTACTCCGCTCGTGAGGACGTCGTTCGCGTCCCGAGTCGGTAGCGGGGTTTTCAGCCGTCGTATAAGTGTTTTGTCCTCTTCACGCGACGGCGAGAGACGGGGCCGTCACTCTCGACGGGGGATCGGGTTCTCGAGAATGTTGCGAGGGAAGATCGCGTCGTGCTGATCTTCCGCATCTTTCCGGCGCGTTCGCGCCGCATGCGATGCGAGGGGAGGGAATCGAACTACCTCCGGGAACCTGCGTTTCGCGCAGAGCTCCGGCGTCGTTCGATCCCTCCTGCATCTCACTCAGTGCGATTTGCACTTCGTTGCGATGCGAGGGGAGGGAATCGAACCCACGAACGTCTACACGAGCGGATCTTGAGTCCGCCGCCGTTGACCGCTTGGCTACCCTCGCACGCAATCGTCCGTACGACCGTGTCGTTTGAATAGTCTGCGATTTTCCTCGTCTCTCGACGCGAGGGTCGCCCCCTCTTCCGGTCCGGCAGGGGTGGCATCGAGTCCCAGTCGGTGGCCCGCGTCCGTTCGGGTCGCTATCGTACACCACCCGATCGAGGCGCTCGAAGGCCGCTCGAAGAAACGACCGGTCGGTCTCGAGCGGCTTCAGACCGAGGGCGACTGCTCGATCGTGTCCTGTGAGTACAGCGTCTCGCAGTTCGGGCAGCGGTAGCCGCCGTCGACGTGTTCGTAGAGACGGTTCCCGCAGTTCTCACACCGCCCGTACGGATGGTTCATCTATCTCGGGAAACGGTCCACAGGCGAATAAGGCCTTGCCTGACACTGTGTATGCACTATATACGGGGGCCGACTACACCGGCGACGTTCCGATGACTGCCCGCCGCATAGCCGAAATATCTCGTTGATTGTCGCGTTGCCCGTCGGTTTTCCGCGGTGCGCCGAACGGTATACCCGTCCTCGAGTCCAATACGGAACCATGACCGACCACACGGCGGACCCGACCGTCGATCCGCCGCCGGACCGCAGCGATCCGCCGACCGGCTGGCTCGAGTCCGAGGGCCGCTGGAAACACGCGACGCTCCGGCGGGCGACGGTCCACGGCGTCCGCCTGTTCAACGCCGGCGACTATCACGAGAGCCACGACTGTTTCGAGGACGAGTGGTACAACTACGGTCGCGGCCGAACCGAGAGCGCTTTCCTCCACGGAATGGTCCAGGTCGCCGCCGGCGCGTACAAACACAACGACTTCGAAGACGACGACGGGATGCGATCGCTGTTCCGGACGGCGCTGCAGTACCTCCGTGGGACGCCCGCCGACTACTACGGGGTCGACGTCCTCGACGTCCGGACGGCCGTCTCGAACGCCCTCGAGGATCCGTCTTACCTCGACGGGTGGCAGATCCGTCTCGACGCCGAGTACCCGACGGCGCGACAGGTCGACCGCGAGTACGCAGCGTCACTCGATGACTGACGGGCGCACGGTGATATCGACCGGAACCGCGAGACCGAACCGTGTCGCCTTTGGGCCTTCGGATCCTCCTGTATGTTGATGAGAGTCGCACAGATCGGGTCGGGGACGCCGGAAATCGCGGTCCTCGCCGGCGTTCACGGCGACGAACCCTGCGGCGTCCGCGCGGTCGAACGGTTACTCGAGGAGCGGCCGACCGTCCAACGCCCCGTCAAACTCGTCGTCGCAAACGAGAACGCCCTCGAGCGACGCGTCCGATTCGTCGACGAGGACCTCAACCGGGTCTTCCCCGGCGATCCCGACGCGGAGACCCACGAGCGACGGCTCGCCCACCGCCTCGTCGAGGAACTCGAGGGCTGTCTCACGTTCTCGATGCACTCGACCCAGAGCTACGCGGATCCGTTCGCGATCGTCGATGGCGTCGACGAGACCGCGGCGAGACTGTGTCCGCAACTCCCGGTGACGGCGATGGTCGAGACGGAGAACTTCGCCGAGGGGCGGTTGATGACCGAGATCGACACGATCGAGGTCGAGTGTGGACAGCAGGGGTCGGAGTCGGCCGCCCAGAACGCGAACCGGCTGATGCGGGCGTTTCTCACCGCCGTCGGCGTGCTGCCCGGCGACACCGTCTCGCGTGATCTGCCAGTCTTCCGGCTCACCGACGTCGTGCCCAAGGAACCGGCCGACACCTACGAGGTATTCGTCGAGAACTTCACCGAAGTCGAGGCCGGAGCCCCGTTCGCGGCGGCCGACGGGAACGAACAGGTCGCCGACGAGTCGTTCTACCCCGTACTGATGTCACCCTACGGCTACCGGGACGTCTTCGGCTACGCCGCCGAGAAACTCGAGGTTCTCGAGTCGCCGGCGGCAGCCGATTGACTCCGGCCGACTGGACTGGGTAAGCGGCGCATACCGGACGGCTAACACGTAGCTTAAACCGTTCCTCTTCCTGGTGTCGTGTATGACCGACGATTCGTCCCGCGACCACGTCGTTCCGGGTAGCGACGAAGACCTGGAGACGGCGGACGTTCGCGGCCACGACTTCCGTGGCGACGTCGACCTGTCGTCGCTGCTCGAGTCCTACGAGACGACCGGCTTCCAGGCGACCCACCTCGCCGAAGCGATCGACGTCGTCGACCGGATGCAGGAGGAGGAGGCGACGATCTACCTCACGCTGACCTCGAATATCGTCTCCTCGGGGCTGCGCGAGGTCGTCGCCGCGCTCGTCCGCGACGGCTACGTCGACGTCGTCATCACTACCTCGGGGTCGCTGACCGAGGACGTCATCAAGACCGCCAAACCGTTCAAGATGGGCGAATGGGACGCCGACGAGGTCGAACTCCGGGAACGCGGAATCAACCGGCTCGGCAACATCTTCGTTCCCTCGGACCGGTACGTCTGGCTCGAGGAGTACCTCTATGAGTTCTTCGACGACTTCTTCGCCGAGGAGTCGATCCGCACGCCGACCGAGTTCGCCCGCGAACTCGGCGCGACCCTCGAGGACGAGGATTCGGTGCTCAAGCAGGCCGCGGACAACGACGTGCCGGTCTACTGTCCGGCGCTGACCGACGCCGAGGTCGGGAACTTCCTCTACTACTACCGGCAGCGACAGGACACGGACTCGGACATCGGCATCGAGATCTTAGACGACTACGAGAAGCTAATCGAGGACGGCATGCTCGCGGACACGACGGGTCTGATCGCCGTCGGCGGCGGCGTGCCGAAACACCACGCCATCATGACGAACCTCTTCCGCGGCGGCGCGGACTACGCCGTCTACATCTCGACGGGAATGGAAGGCGACGGCTCGCTGTCGGGCGCGCCGCCGAACGAGGCCGTCTCGTGGGGCAAGATCAAGGACGACACCGAGACGAACTACGCCCAGGTCGAGGCCGAGGCGACGCTGGTCTTCCCGCTGCTCGTGGCAGAAGCGTTCTACAACTGATTTCGCTCTCGACGCATCACCCGCGTCGAGGACAAAGACACTCACTTCTCCGGTCCAAAGAGCGGACCACAGCCATGTCCCCCACGCGCCGTCGACTGCTCTCCGCGGTCGGCCCGATCTCGGTCTCCGTCGCCATCGCCGGCTGTCTCGATGGATTCGGTGGCGACTCGCTCGAGTTGACCACCCCCGAAGAGGCGCCCGGAGACGACTGGACCGAACCCGACTGGCGACCCGCCGACGGAACGCCGACCGAGGACGACGTCGACGCGACGACCGCCGTCGCCGATCTCGAGGTGCCCTGGGACCTCGCGTTCGCGGGCGAGGATGCTTTCCTCACCGAACGCGACGGGGGACTGCGGCGGTTCGACGCCGCCGACCTCGCGACCGGGGAAGAACTCGCGCCCGAGGACGGCGAGGTCGTCCTCGAGGCGGGCGACCTGCCGGACCGCGCCGCACCGGGGGAGGGCGGCACCCTCGGCGTCGCCGTCCACCCCGACTACCCGGAGTCGGCGGTCGCGTTCGTCTCCTACACCGTCGACGACGGCGGGTTCGAGAACCGCGTCGTCCGGTGTGATCTCGAGGGGGACGACCCCGACTCCGATCCCGACCCCGAACCCACGCCGATCCTCGAGGGGATCCCGGGCGCGACGACACACAACGGCGGCCGGATCACGTTCGGCCCCGACAGTCATCTGTGGGTGACGACGGGCGACGCCCAGGAGCCGGCGCTCGCGCAGGATCCCGGCTCGCTTGCGGGAAGCGTCCTTCGGCTCACGCCCGGCGGCGATCCCGCGCCCGGGAACCCCGACTGGGGAGCCGACGGCGACGACCGGATCTACACGCTCGGCCATCGGAACCCCCAGGGGATCGACTTCACGCCCGAGGGAGCGCCGGTGATCGCCGAGCACGGCCCGGCCGCTCGAGACGAGGTATCCGTACTGCGACCGGGCGGGAACTACGGCTGGCCCATCGTCCGTGGCGGCCCGAACGATTCCGAGTACGGGAGTTACGACGACGAGGATCACGACGCTGCGACGCCGCCGGTGCTCAACACCGGGCCGGACGAGACGTGGGCCCCGTCGGGGCTGGCGTTCTACGCTGACGGTGCGGTCGGTCCGTGGGAGAATCACGTACTCGTCTGTGGGCTGGCCTCGGAGACGCTGTACGCGGTCGCCTTGCGTCCGGGAGACGGGAACGGGAACGGGAGCGGCGATTCAACCGGCGAGGAGGGCCACCCCCACCCCGCCGACCTCCCGTGGCTCGACGACCGCCTCGAGGCGACCGTCACTCCCCTGTTCGAGGGAAGGTACGGCCGCCTCCGCCACGTCGAACCCGGGCCGGACGGCTCACTGTACCTGCTGACGTCGAACCTGGACGGCCGCGCTGGCGGCGAGTTTCCCCGAAGCGGCGACGACCGCGTCGTTCGGCTCGAGCCGTAACGTAACGTAACCCGTTTCAGTTACTTCCGCGGGGTGGTGACGCAAGGCCTATCCCGTTCACTGCCGTACGACGGGACATGGAATTCCCACCGAACCAGGGACTCGACCAGGAGGAGGTCAACGAGCAGGTCGCCGAGGCGCTCGAGGACAACGAGGTCGTCCTCTTCATGAAGGGGACCGAACTCATGCCCCAGTGTGGCTACTCGCGAAAGGCGCTCGGGCTCATCGACCAGCACCGCGACGAGTTCGAGACGGTCGACGTCCTCGAGTCGCTAGACGAGTTCCGCGTCGCGCTCGAGGACCACAGCGGCTGGGAGACCATCCCGCAGACGTTCGTCGACGGGGAGTTCGTCGGTGGCTCGGACGTTCTCGAGGAACTCGAGGAACGCGGCGAACTGGCCGAGACGCTCAACGCGGAGTAAGTTCCCTCCCCGTTCACCGGGACGAAGCGTAGCCGGGACTTGAATTTGTCCGTACTGGTATTTCACGCAGTTAATAGCAGATCATATAAGTCACCCGGGCGTACTAGCGAGCAAGAACCCTCGCCGTACTCCCCACTATGTCAACTGAGGAATCCAGACACGTATATCGGTTGCATTCGACGCTCGAACTACCCCTCGAGGACCTTCGGGACCACATCGAGGAGGCAAAATACCCCGACGGTATCGACGACGTCGAGATCACACGGCGGAACAACACCCTGATTCTCAAGGCTGTCGCCGAGGATCAGTCCGTCAGCAAGTACACGCCGACCGCCCAGCTCAAGGCCAGCGTCACGGAGAACCGCGTCTACGAGGAGGATCCGGACGAGCGCCGACAGTCCTTCAGCTGGGACGAGGAAGAGGAAGAGGAGATCGAGTCCGAACTCGTCGAGTTCGCGGCGTTCAAGGGCGACCGGGAGACGGTCCTCCAGAACTCGCTGCTGCAGTATGAGATGTTTCTCGTCCTCTGTGAGATCGCCGAGGCAGCCGAGAAGGGAACGCTGACTGCCATTTCGGAGCGCAACGGCGACCTCGAGGCGACCCGGATCGTCGAGGGCGAGCCCCGGCCGGCCGACATCGAAGTCGTCGAGGGGCCGCGCGACCACGGCTCCGGCGAGACGGGCGTCAACTGGCGGGATAACAAGTTCATCAGCGACTGATCGGATACGTATTCGAACTCACGACTGGTGGTTCCGAACCTCCGGATAGAGGCAGCTACTAGTAAACTCCTTCGTACGGATCTGGTCTCGTCTGGTCTGGGTTTGAGGAGCGAGCAGGATACGGTCACACGACCGTCCCGATCTGTGAGATCGTCCGGGCGACGCAGGGAGGAACGATTCGTCCCGACGATCGGACACAGGAAACGGGAGTGGTCGGATCGTACTTTGACTCGAGTAAGGACGCCCGCAGTGTATTCATCACGAAGAACCTGCGATATATACTCGATCGATGGAAAGGTGGCGCTACACTTGTTCGCGAATTCTATCGGCGAAACTCGTAGACATCTCCATGTTTCGCATTACGATTTCGAGGGCACCACCACCGCCACCGCTTGCAACCCGTATATTGCCTAGGCCTACTAACGCTTCTGTAATCGACTTTCGTTCTTCTACCCCTCGAACCTTATCGAGGGGTACTTCTTGCCGAATAAGGGATATGAGACGATACTCCCGCACAATTCGCTGGTTCGTTAGATAGTATGTCGTGAGACTATTCGCCCAGTATATCTGTAATCCAGTGGAGAAGAAGTAGAGTCCAGTGAGAAGGGTTACTGTCGGGTAAATATACGGAACCATCGTGAAAAACATCAGGTACGTGGTAGCTGCGAGCAGCGGAAGGCCGATGCACACTTTCACCAGTGCAACACGCTGAGTCGGGTGACGTTTGTCGATGAGTTCTTCACCGTCTCGCATCGTCGGGGATTTCGGGGCCGCCACCACGTGGACGTACATCCCCATTGCGAGAACGAATACGCCAAACAGCACGAACGGGACGGCGAGAAGCGATGGGAAATCGATATCTGCCCAATACAGATACGCGCCAGCGCCCAAGAACGGTAACCCGAGCAGCGCACTCCAGAGAGCGGGTTTTCCTCGAGCCACGTTACTTCCCCCCAATCATCGAATGGAGTACCCCGATCACGGAGAGTGCAAACCCCCCGACGGTCAGTAAGAACGGGTCGCTGAGCATGCCGAACTGTTCGTCATTTCCGTTCGAAAGGAAGCCACGCTGCACGGGTTCTTCAGTTGCGCTAGTGCTCGGCTCACTACTCTCGGAAGATCGTTCGGTTTCGGACGAACTCGAGGACGAAGAGGTGTCCCCGGACGTGGACGACGAGGTATCTTCAGACGGGGACGACGAGGAATCTTCGGACGAGGGTGGTTGCAACTCAGTTATCCTCTCTTTCAGTTGCTCGTTAGAAATCGCATACATACTCGCGTCCCAGTTCCCTACCAGAACCGCACCGTCGACGACAGCCGGAGGCGAACTAATGAAGTCGCCCCGGGGGTATCGCCAGATATCCTCGCCGGACTCGATATCGATTGCCCGTAGATCCCCATCGGTGATGAAGACGACACCGTCAGCAACTGCGGGGGATGCGCGGACGTTATTCCTCTTCTCAGATATTTTTGCCTCCCATTCAACCGATCCACTCGACCGATCGATAGCGTAAAAGCCGGAACCCGTTTCACCACCGGCGAAAACCAACTCTTCCGAAACTGCAGGAGAGGTATACAACTCCTGATCGAGGTTGGTAGTCCATCTGGGTGATCCATCCGCGGTATCCAGTGCGAAGAGATCGCCAGCGTCCGTCCCGATGTAAACTGTTCCGTCAGCTACAGCCGGCGGGGCTCTAACTTCATCACCGACGTCGGATTTCCAAACGACGGACCCGTCGTCCGAGTTCAAAGCATACATCGTCCCTCCAGTACTGCCGACGTAGACCGTCCCATCGACGACCGCGAGGCCGGAGTCGAAAAAGTAGTCCTCGGAAAATTCCCAGATTTCGTCCCCCGACTCCGCATCCATCGCAGTCACTCCATTGGCTACGGCGTACACTCGACCGTCGGAAACCTCGACTGGCGTCGTAATCTCTGAACCTGCATTTCGCTTCCAGTCGACTTTTCCCGTCGTCGTATCGAGCGAAAATACCTGCCCGCTCTTCGATCCCAGATAAACCGATCCATCAGCCACGGCCGGTGTTGGTACGTCGTCTGGGATATCCCCTAGCTCTTCGCTCAACCTCGTGCGCCATCTTTCTTGCCCGCTCGATGCTTCGACACCCAACACCTCTCCTCCAAAGGTACCGAAGTACACCATCCCGTCCGCCACTGCAGGTCCCGAAGGAAAGTCAGGGAATTCGTCGAACCTCCACAGTTCGCTGATATTCTCCTTCGGTACACGAGCGCTCGAATTGTAGCCCGTATTCCCATCGTCTCCCCCGAAGGATCGCCAATCTATGCCCGATTCGTCCTCGTTAGCGACGACGGACGTCGGATATATTGCTGCTCCGAATAGGAGCGTTCCCCCTGTCGTAATGGCTGCTCTTCGGCTTAGTCCCATTCTGTAGGGACATGGTAGTGTCCCTGAATAAAACTTTTTGGCAAATCTGACTGTTTCGATGAATTAGTATACCGTCTTTAGTCGGGTTTTCGGCACTGTCGGGCTAGTATTCGCTCTATCCTGGGCCAAGGAATCGAACCGACCGAGCGTGAGTGCGGGCAATATCGGGACGAACAATCGGAGTCCGACGGTCGACTACGTTTCAGTCCCTCGGATACTCCGAGTTCGATTATCCCTTTCTCGTCGACACGAGCAGCCAACCGGAAACGTTGACTTCGCCACTCACAGCAGACGGGAGCCAGTCCACTGGTCGCTTATTCCGATCGCAGCGCGCTCACGACGGCCTCGGCGATCGCATCACCCACCCGCTCCGGCGTTCCGGTGACGTTCCACCGGTAGTCGCCGTCCCGAGTCACGCCCACACACTCGAGGAAGTCGCGTCGATCCAGTTCCAGGAGCAGCGTCTCGAGCAGGTCCTCGTCGGGCGGGTTGCCGAGCCACTCCTGGAGGGTCGTGGCGAGTTGTGTGGTGGTTACGACGATCGGACCGGCCGAGGAGGCGTCAGCGTCGTCGGACTCGATCGCGGTGGGGGACTGTAGACCGGGTGACGGGGGCGAGGGCGGTTGCTCGGTCATATCGATCGATTCGTCGGGGACGATGACGGATCACCGTTCGCGTTAATCACGACCTCCTTGAAGTTCGGTCACCGTACATGGACGGAAACCGGCCGCAAACCGTCGCCGGCGTGGACGGCCGCGAACGGCCGGCGCGAGTAGCGGCCCGATTCGGGACGGAAGGCGGTTCCTGTTCGGACTCCTCCGTTTTCGGGGAGTTCGGAACGGTTTCCTTTCCGAACTGTATCGTTTCGATAGGCGTTCGGGCCGTGACCTGAAACCCTCGGTTCGAGCCGTATCACGGTCGAATTCGGAGTTCTTGGACGCTATAGTCCGACAGAACGGCGCTGCACGAGGTAGCGCGCTGATAACGATATGCCGGCCGCTGGAACGACGGGTACATGCTCTCCGAGGTGAACGTCAGTCGACGGGAGTGGTCCCTCCGCGCGATGCCCGCGGGCGCAACTCTAACTCGCTTCGCCCGCCCGCTTGCGTTTCTCGTCGGATCGATCGTCCCGGACGTTCGAACCCACCGACCCGCGGTCGCGGAGGTGAACTGATGCGCGTCTGTTCGATCGTCGGAGCCCGTCCCCAGTTCGTCAAGGCCGCGGTCGTCTCCAGAAAGCTCCGCGACGTCGGCGAGGAGGTGCTGGTCCACACCGGGCAACACTACGACGAGGAGATGTCCGACGTCTTCTTCGAGGAACTCGACATCCCCGAGCCCGACTACAACCTGGGGGTCCAGTCGGACACCCACGGACGCCAGACCGCGAAGATGATCGCCGCACTCGAGCCCGTATTGGAGGAGGTCTCCCCGGACGCACTCCTGCTGTACGGCGACACGAACTCGACGCTTGCGGGGGCGATCGTCGGCGCGAAACGCGACGTCGCGGTCGCCCACGTCGAGGCGGGCCTCCGGAGCGACGACCGGGAGATGCCCGAAGAGATCAACCGGATCATGACCGACCACGCCTCGGAACTGTGTTTCGCCCCGAGCGAGGCGGCCGTCCGGAACCTCGCCCAGGAGGGGATCTCCGAGGGCGTCTACTGGACCGGCGACGTGATGTACGACGCCCTGCTCGAGGCCCGCGAGCGGTCACAGGAGGCCTCGACGATCCTCGAGAATCTCGGCCTCGAGAACGGCGAGTTCGTCCTGGCGACGGTCCACCGGCAGCGCAACACCGACGTCAGGGAGAACCTCGAGTCGATCGTCTCGGCGCTTGCCGACGCGCCGCTGCCGGTCGTCTTCCCGGCGCATCCGCGGACCGTCGAACGGCTCCGCGAGTACGGGCTCTGGGAGCGGACGACCGACGCGCTCGAGGTGATCGAACCGCAGGGGTATCTCGACTTCGTCCGGTTGCTCGACGCGGCCGAGCGGATCGCGACGGACTCGGGCGGCGTCCAGAAGGAGGCGTTTTTCCTCGAGACGCGGTGTATCACGCTGCGGTCCGAGACCGAGTGGGTCGAGACGGTCGACGCGGGCTGGAACCGGCTCGTCGGCTCCGACGCCGACCGGATTCGGGACGCGCTCGCGACCGACTGGGATCCCGACTCACATCCCAGGCCCTACGGCGATGGGCTGGCGAGTCGACGGATCGTTACGCTACTCCGGCGGGAAATCGACGGTGAGGTCGAGGTCGAGGACGTCGAGATCGACGAACCGACTCGGGGAATCGAAGCGGTGCCACTGGACTGAGCGACAGGCCGGGTGATCGGCGGGGTCGGCGGAGTCAGCGGAGACTCCGTGCCCGTACCGGCGGGTCTCCCGTCCCTGGCTTCCGACAGAGGTTTCCGGTCCCCAAAAGGGTTTTACCGAGGTAATTATATCTAATTACACGATGTCAGCAAACTTCCCCGAGTACGTCGACGTCGACTACGACGAGGGCGACGGCGAAGATCCGGAGGACTACCCGCACATTCAGGACAAGATCGAGAAGGCCATCGAGGTCACCCGGGAGGGACTAGAGGAGTACGAGAACCCCGCGGTCATGTGGACCGGTGGCAAGGACTCGACGCTCACGCTGTACTTCATCAAGGAGGTCGCGGACCGGTTCGACCTCGAGGTTCCCCCGGCGGTCTTCATCGACCACTACCAGCACTTCGACGGGATCCACGACTTCGTCGACCACTGGGCCGACGAGTGGGACCTCGAGGTCATCTACGCGCGCAACGAGGACGTCGGCGGATACGTCGACGAACACGGCCTCGAACCCGGCGACGAGATCGACATTTCCGAACTCTCCGATCACAACCAACACCACGTCCGGGAGATCCTCGAGTACGAGGAGGACACGTTCCCGTTCCTGCTCGACA of the Halobiforma lacisalsi AJ5 genome contains:
- the wecB gene encoding non-hydrolyzing UDP-N-acetylglucosamine 2-epimerase encodes the protein MRVCSIVGARPQFVKAAVVSRKLRDVGEEVLVHTGQHYDEEMSDVFFEELDIPEPDYNLGVQSDTHGRQTAKMIAALEPVLEEVSPDALLLYGDTNSTLAGAIVGAKRDVAVAHVEAGLRSDDREMPEEINRIMTDHASELCFAPSEAAVRNLAQEGISEGVYWTGDVMYDALLEARERSQEASTILENLGLENGEFVLATVHRQRNTDVRENLESIVSALADAPLPVVFPAHPRTVERLREYGLWERTTDALEVIEPQGYLDFVRLLDAAERIATDSGGVQKEAFFLETRCITLRSETEWVETVDAGWNRLVGSDADRIRDALATDWDPDSHPRPYGDGLASRRIVTLLRREIDGEVEVEDVEIDEPTRGIEAVPLD